The Tatumella ptyseos genome segment CCAGTAATGAGTGCTTTTTTACCGGCTAATCGATTATGTCCTTGATAACTTTTTTCACCATGGTCTGGTAAGGGATGCATCGCGGACGCTAAGCCAGGAAATTGCTGAGGCTGTTTGTCAAAAGGCGGACGTGGAAAACGTGTTTTTTCAGTTGACATCATTGACTCCCTTGGTGTGAAAAATGAGAAACCTCCGTTAAGGGTAGACTTAATTACGCGGCTGTGTGGCAAAGTTAACGAAATTTTTTGTGATCTTGATCACTGATGGCAGGGAGAAAAACACCGAAATGACGATCTTTAGCCACACTTAATGGGCTGACAAATACTTTCAAGGAGCCACCGGTGAGCCACTTTTTATTCAATAAAAAAGCAACAATCGTCGATCAAGCTATAGAAGGCCTTATCCGTACTTCTCCCCATCAAAATTTAGCGCGACTGAAAACGGACGACGGTCTGCGTAGTGTTGTACGTCAAGATTGGGACAAGTCGAAAGTGGCTATTATTTCCGGTGGTGGTTCTGGGCATGAACCAATGCACGTCGGTTTTGTGGGGAAAGGGATGTTAACTGCAGCAGTGTGCGGTGATTTATTTGCTTCGCCTGGCGTTGACGCGATCTTGCACACCATCGTTACCGTAACAGGAAAATCAGGGTGTCTACTGGTAGTAAAAAATTATACGGGCGATCGGCTTAATTTCGGTCTAGCCGCCGAAAAAGCACGGGCGCTGGGGTTTAAGGTCGAGATGGTTTTGGTCAAAGACGATATCTCCTTACCTAAAAATCCTCAGCCGCGTGGGCTGGCCGGGACAATACTCGCGCATAAAGTGGCGGGCTATCATGCCGAGAAGGGGAAATCACTCAAATACATTGTTGAGCAAACCCAACAGCTACTCGATAACGTCACCACGCTCGGTGTTGCGCTCTCTTCTTGCCATCTGCCCGGTAGTGATGAGCCGGACGGGATCCCGAAAGGAAAAAGTGAACTCGGTATGGGGATCCATGGTGAACATGGTGTTGCCACGCTCGAGACGCAAAACAGTAATAAAATCGCTAAACAACTCGCCAAAACCTTACTCAAACATATTGGTGAGGAAGATAACTTACTCCTACTCATCAATAACCTTGGCGGTCTTTCAGTGCTGGAGATGGCACTTGCCACGCAGGAAGTTTTACAAACGCCTTTAGCCGATCGAGTTAGTCACATTCAAGGACCCGGCACGCTAGTGAGTGCGCTAGATATGAAAGGGCTTTCTCTGACTGTCGTGCCCCTTAACAGCAAACTCCTGACAGCACTTGAGGCACCAGTTACTGTAGCCGGATGGTTACCTATCACGGCCTGTCAGACAATGCAGTGGCAAGAGGCCGATGCGCTTCCTCAAGTTGAACTAGCCAAACCCTCGCAGAATGCGCACGTTGCACAAGTGGTGAAAACGGTTTGCCAAGTATTGATTGATAGCGAGGACGAGTTAAACAAACTCGATAGCCAAGTAGGTGACGGGGATACCGGATCAACCTTGGCAACTGGCGCAAGCTTTGTATTAAAAGCCCTTAAACAGAAAAAACTTCCTTTAAACGACCCCCAAGCACTGTTGCATTGGTTAGGAGAGAAGATCACGACGCCAATGGGCGGATCGGGAGGCGTGTTACTTTCATTACTCTTTAGTGCCGCCGCGGCTGCGTACCCGGATACAAAAAATTTAGGGGCGAGTTTGTCTGCCGGGTTACAGAAAATGAAAGATTACGGCGGAGCGGATCAAGGCGATCGCACGATGATCGATGCTCTTCAGCCCGCTTTCGAGGCGATGGAAGCGGGCAAGAGTGGCGCAGCAGTCAGTAAAGCGGCAACCTCGGGCGCTGAGTCGACGAAAAAAATGGAAAAGGCCAAGGCTGGGCGTTCATCTTATTTGAATGCAGAAAGCTTGAAGGGGCATATGGATCCAGGAGCCTACGCGGTGAGCAAAGTCTTTGAACAATTTAAGGATAAAAAAAATTAATCATAGAGCGGCGATTTGATGAACACATGGCACAGCAATTTTTCATCGCTGTGCCACGATATTAAACGTCTAGATGAGGGAACTGATCCCCAAGACCTAAGTAAGCGTGGACTGCGCAATAACCAAAAAAAGCTAAAACTATAGCAAAAATTGCAATGGAACCGATTTCAAATGCGAGCGTAAAATGGCGTTTAGTCATAATTCCCTCCAGTACCCAAAAGTCTTTACCCTTTGAGCATAGCAATCTTATTTGACGAAACAAGGCTGTTTTACACTTGGAAATATATTAAGAATCCTATTCATATAATCAGCTATTTTAATTAACATTAGTTACTATTTTGAAATAATATCCTCGTGTTCAGTGCGGGTTTTGCTCTAAAATGGCGCTCTAGGTGACAGTGCGTCAACATTAAGTTAAACGCCATTACGTATTTACATATTTAAATGTATAAATATAATAAGCCTACATTCACTGACTCTTGAGTACGCTATGCAGCCAACACTCTTTACTCCCCTCGCATTGGGGGAGTTAACTTTACCTAATCGGATTGCACTTCCGCCATTAACTCGCTGTCGTAGTGCGCAGCCAGGCAACGTGCCTAATGAAATGATGCGTGACTACTACCAACAGCGTGCTAGCGCAGGATTTATGGTCACAGAAGGGACACAAATAGAGCCTAGAGGGCAAGGATATGCATGGACCCCTGGCATCCATACCGCTGAACAGATTGCAGGATGGCGCCAGGTCACCCAAGCCGTGAAGGCGCAAGGCGGCACACTATTTTGTCAGTTGTGGCATGTCGGGCGGGTATCGCATCGCGCATTGCAACCTCAGCAGCAGGCTCCCATCGCCCCTTCAGCGATAGCGGCGACGAATGTAAGAGTCTTTATCGAAACGGCGCCAGGTGAGGGCGAGCTGGTCGCACCGAGTGAACCGCGGGCTTTAGAGACTGAAGAAATTTCCCAATTAGTCGAAATGTATCGCCGCGCTGCGGTCAATGCTAAGCAAGCGGGATTCGATGGTATCGAGCTGCACGCTGCCAATGGCTATCTCATTAACCAATTTCTCTCGGTTCACACCAACCATCGGTCTGATCACTATGGGGGAAGTTTGACAAATCGGCTACGTTTTCTGAAAGAGGTCGTCGAAGCGGTTTCTACCGTGTTTGATAGTCGCCAAGTTGGGGTACGTTTCTCACCACTATTTTCGACGACAGAAGAAGACCGTGTCTATTTAGGTTTGGTCGAGCCGGACCCCGCAGAAACCTATCTCACTGCGGCAAAAATGTTGAATGAAATGAACATTGGTTATCTCTCCATTGCCGAAGCGGATTGGGACAATAGTCCGGCGTTACCGGAGAGTTTCCGTTTTGCGCTACGTCAGGCATTTACCTCAGTCATTATGGTGGCGGGCCGCTATGACCAGGCTAAAGCTCAGCATGTTTTATCGCAAGGATGGGCTGATTTAGTTGGATTTGGAAGGACGTTTATTGCGAACCCCGACCTCCCTGAACGTTTGGAGCGTGGGCTAGCCTTAAATCCAGTTGAGTTAAGTTCTTTGTATGGTGGGACGGCGAAAGGGTATACTGATTATCCAACCATTGATGGATAAATGATGAAAGCCGATGCTTGCTGAAAATGCGATGAAACTCTTAACCAACCCATTGAGGGTGGCCATTTTAACCTGGTTGAAGCAACCTGACGTCGCGTTTGCCGCCTATAGCCAATTGTATCCCTATGAACAATATGGTGTCTGTGCGAGCCTTATTCAGGACAAAGCAGGGCTTTCACAACCTGCCATTTCCCTCTGTTTAAAATCGCTCCAGGAATTAGGCGTGATTGAAGCAGAAAAAGTGGGAAAATGGACCTATTATCGGCGAAACGATAAGAATATTCAGGAAGTCGTCGCGACGATCACCCAGCAATTACAGCAACTCTAAAGTAGCCGTCTGGTGACGGCTACTCACCTTTTAGTGATGACGCTGCGCGCAAAACATCACCGTATCCGTTGTGAACGACCCGTCGTCCTGTAATTGGAAATAGGCGTGTACTTGGCTCGCTACTGCTCGTTGTAAAGAACGGATAGTGTCAACCGTAGAGGGGGGTGTTTTCATCCGCGTCACCCACTGTTGGAAATCCAAGCTCAGCTGTCCTGTAATCAATTGTTCAATACGAAAGCCACTTTCTGTCGCCATTTGTAGCCATTCCCCAGGTGAGTAATCTCGTACATGAGAAGGGTCGCGAAGCACCTCAATACTCTGTAACCATACGTCGTAAAGTGGGGAGCCTGGAGAGGCGATATCCATCATGATAAGTGTTCCACCGGGTTTTAAGACGCGAAAAACCTCGCGTAATGCTTGTGGAACATCCTGCCAATGGTGAGCTGAGTAACGACTGATAACACAATCAAACTGATGATCTGCAAAAGGTAACGACTCGGCGACCCCTTGTTGACAGTCGATGTTTGTCAGCTTACGACACTCGGCCGTTTCTTTAACCACTTTTAGCATTTCGCTCGATAAGTCATAAGCGGTGACCTGTCTGACGAATGGCGAGGCGGTGAAGCTAGCGTGCCCAGCCCCACATCCGATGTCTAAGATATGTCCTGCCCCAAAAGGGGATAGCCACTGTTGTAAACGCTGTAAATCTTCGCCAGCGGCATGGACAGAACTGGTTAAGTAGGCGCTGGCTTGCGGGCTAAATTGGTCGGAAATGCGTTGCGCATGGGCGGTATTGCTCATGGAGTACCCCTAATGTTTATCTGGTTGTTGACGACAGGCTACTCACTCTATTATACCGGTACAATACCTGTATTTATCCTAGTATAAAAGGTAATAGGTTATGGTGGAGAAACCTCAACACGCTACAAAACAATTGGGTGAGTTTTTACGTCTTAGACGAGAACAACTCAGCCCAGAACGCGCTGGGTTGATTAAAGGACCCCGTCGGCGTACACCAGGGTTACGTCGAGAAGAGGTCGCTCAACTCAGTTATGTCAGCACTACGTGGTATACCTGGCTAGAGCAAGGTAGGAGTATTGCGGTGTCCGCTCGTAGTTTGAGTAATATTGCGACGGCCTTACAGCTCTCCTCGGCCGAGCGAGAGTACTTATTTAGCTTAGCGGAATTAATGGATCCGCTTAATCTCGTCACGCTCTCTTCTGAATTCGACATGCACTCGATAGTGCAAATGATGACAACACCGTGCTATATCATGAATGCAGCCTGGCAAGTGATCGCATGGAATGAACCAGCGGCAACACTCTTCAGCGGTTGGTTAACGACTGGCGAAACGCCGAATATGCTTGAGTTCATCTTTACCAATCCTTTTGCTCGTCAATTGGTGGTGGATTGGCCTGAGCGAGCCCAACGGATTGTGGCTGAGTTACGGGCAGAATCCATTCATTTGCAAGCCATAGCGCCATTAAACGTCACGATTGAGAGTTTGTTACAGCAGAGTGAAGAGTTCGCCCAGTGGTGGCAAAAACACCACGTTATCCACCGAGAAGGCGGACAACGTTGTTTCCAGCATCCGCAGCAGGGACTGCTCCATTATCAACAGACTACGTGGCAGTTGGCCCCAGACCCAACGATAAAACTTGTTACGCTTATCCCGCTTTGCGCAAACGGGTCCACCGCTAGCTAAACAGGTTTATGCACAGTGACTCGATCAGCTGTTCGATATTCACTAGAAGGATGTCAGCGTCACGAACTGGATGCGTTGACGTTCATCCAGGGTGAAAGGAAGCCTCGTCCGTTACGGGGGAAGAGTCTACAGAGGAAGTAAGGAGGAAGCCCGACAGTAAAGGCTTATCCTCCTTATTTTTTTAGATTAGAAATGCACGTTAGCGGTCAGCATCCAAGTACGAGGTGCACCAGGCGTATAACGATAACCACTGCGGTTTAGCGCTGCGATATATTTCTTATTCGTTAGGTTATAGACATTAAGTTGAAGGTCGAGATTAGGATTGATGCGCCATGCTGCCATCGAATCGGCAACCCAGTAATGTCCGACCGAAGAAGGGGTTCCCGTCGCGCCATCCTTGATCTTATGCATGGTGCCGACATAGCGAGCACCAACACCGACAGTAACATTATCCAGCACATCCCAGGTCGCCCAAGAAGTAAAGGAGTGTTTAGGCGTGAAAGGAATCGCCGTTGAACCGTCATTGGTACTACTCGTTTTATCGGTGCGAGTATTTTGTTGAGCGTAACCCGCCATCAGGTGGATTGTATCGGTGACATCACCCGCAGCGCTCAGCTCATACCCCTCTACACGCTTCGAACCATTTTGAACATATTCATTAGTGGTGGCATCAAGCTCTGCATCATTTTTAATGTTGGTTCTAAAAATAGCGGCACTCAGTAGGAGTTTTTTATCAAATAATGACCATTTTGTTCCAACCTCAGTCGTCTCTGCTTTTTCGGGACTAAAGTTGATATTTTCGCCGCCACGAGAAGTCCGGTCGGTCGAATCATTCGTCAGTTTAAAATCAACGCCGCCTGGTGGCTGTTGGGAAACCCCATAGTTGGCATACAGATTACCGTTCTCAGTGAGGTGATACAGCGCACCAATTTTCCAGTTAAACAGGTTATCCGACTGCTTCAGGTTACTATGGCCGGTGGCACTGTCTGCAATGTAGTGCGTTTGATAGCTGTCGACACGTAATCCACCGTTAAGCGATAAGCGATCGGTCAACGCCAAGGTGTCGAAGGCATAAACGCCTAAGGTATTGGTCCGGCCACGCGTCGCATAGGCTGTGGTAGGGGAGACGGTAATGTCTGAAGAGGGATTGAGAAGATTGACACTATTCGAGGCAAAAGCATAAGGATAACTATTATAATTTTCCTGCGTCAGCTCCACTCCAGTACTCACGGTATGAGCGACGCCCAACGTCGAGAATTTCGCTGTCAAATTGGTTTGGTTGGTGAGGATCTTATTCACGGTATCGCTGGCATTCATCAACCGAGTACCGTACACCTCACCATTAACGTTGCTAAAGGTTCGTCCCATTACCGCAGATAATAAATAGGATTGGCGGATCTCTGACCAACGCGTGGTGTTAGTCAGGGTGAGGTTATCATTGAAATCGTGTTCGAAACGCGAGGTAAAGGTATCTTGTACATCGTGTTCATAATCTGAATCGGTGCCATAGAAGGTTTTGCGCGAAACCGGCGAGGCGCTATTCAATAGGGCATTGGTACTGCTGTAGCCCGGTAAACCAACGGTATAAACACCACCGTCTGGGGTGCTGTCTTGCTGGACATGCAGATAATCGAGATAAAGGCGTGTTGAAGTGCCAAGTCCAAAGGCAATAGAGGGGGCAATACCATACTTTTCGTGGTCGACGTCGTTACGTCCTTTCGTATTACCTTTATCGCCCATCACATTCACTCTGAAGGCGGTGGTGTCGTTAATCATCTGATTATAATCGAGGGTACCCCGACGTTCCGATGCGCTACCATAACCCACCGAAGCGTCAACGCCTGTGTACAGTTCGGGTTGTTTACTCTCCATATTGATCGAGCCTGAAGGCGCCGTTCTACCGTAATCTGAGCCAGAAGGACCTTTGATAATCTCGATATTTTTCGTATTAAAGGTATCTCTTGTAATACTTCCAATATCGCGCACACCATCGACATAGATACTGTTTGACGTATCGATCCCCCGCATCATGATGGCATCGCCCATATTGCTTGAGCCATTTTCCCCAGAGAAGAACGCTCCAACTCCGGGAGAGTTTTTTAAGGCATCGCTGAGGGTATTGGCTTGCTGCTCATGTAACACCTTCTGAGGGACGACTTGAACTGTGCGCGTTGTGTCAGCAATGGGGGCCGTGAATTTCGTTCCGGAGAGTTTTTCCGGTGCATACAGTGAAGGAAGCGCATTAGCTGAAACGACAATATCGTCGTTTTTTTTCAAAGAGGCTGTATTTTCAGTAGCCTGTGCATTCATGATCATGCCAGACAAACCCGTAAATAAGGTGACTTGGCTTAATACCTTTAGCGATGGCGAAACGTTATTTTTATTTTTCATTATTGAATTTAGATGAGTTTATTAATGTTAATCATTATCATTACTATTCAATAACAATGTAAGCTTTTATTTACATAAGTTTACATATTAATGCATTTTGAAAATACTATATTTTTCAGTGGATTATGTTGTTTTTTTGTTAAAAAATAAGTGTAGTGAAGTAATGAAGAGGATATTAGTCAACTCATTGTAAAGGAGTAAGAGTAACGAGTTGGATGCAATAACTGGCTAACTGAGCACCACTGTTTATCTATTTTTTTATACTCACCTTGGGTGAAGAAGCCGCATAAACCGTTTTAAATTAAAACAATTTCTTTATCTTTAGGCGCCGGTCAGCGCATGATGATGATGAATCATGCGCTGCAGAGCAAATTATCTTTACACCCGAAATAGGTATTAATACTAGTAATAACCTACCAATAGCTCTATTTATAAGGTGCTGAATATCAATGCGAATTCTCGCTCATTTTAAGTAAGACCGGATAACGGTAATCACCTCGTCTAAATCATTTTTTCGTGTGTCGCTGTCGGCATGCTCATCAAGTAAGTGTTCTCGTATATGATCCTCCAGTAACTCACTCATTAGGCCATTCACAGCCCCTCTTATTGCCGCGACTTGTTGTAATACCTTTAAACAATCCTCACCTGTCTCAACCGCGGTTTCGAGTGACGAGGCCTGCCCCTTAATGCGTCTTATACGGGTGATAATCGCTTTTTTATTTTTAATTACGTGTCCCATTCTCACTCTCCTGTTGATCATTACTATACTGGGGTATAGTATATTTGTCGATTTCATGGTCCATTATTACTGATTACAATTCCTTTAGGGGATTTTTATGGTCGATTTTTCGACGCTACTTTCGCAGGGTAACTCGAGTGCTTTACTGTTCATACCCAGTGCAATTCTACTTGGTGCTCTCCATGGCTTAGAGCCTGGCCACTCTAAAACAATGATGGCTGCATTTATCGTGGCGATTAAAGGTACGGTAAAGCAGGCAATACTCTTGGGTGTCGCCGCGACTATCTCTCATACCGCTATCGTCTGGCTTATCGCAATGGGAGGGATGTATCTCAGTAAGCAGTTTACCGCTGAAGCGTCGGAGCCTTGGTTACAGATCATTTCAGGGGGCATTATTCTACTGACTGCAATATGGATGTTCTGGCGAAACTGGGCCGAATACAAGGAATGGAAAGTCATAAGACATATCCATCACCATGAGGAGAACAGCGGAAAAAATATCGATACCGGCCACGGTATTATCAATATCGCTATGGCTGAGGTTGAAGGATGTCACCGACTCGTCTTCAAGACGCTAACAGGTCACGCTTGGCATGCTGAGGATATCGTTATTCATACCACTCGCTCGGACGGAGAAAAGAAAACCTACTTCTTTATCCAAAAAGGAGGGGGTATTTTTTCTGAGGGAGCAGTAACGGAGCCAGATCATTTTTCTGCCAAGTTAGAATTAGGGCATCGAAATCATCTCCACAGATTCGATTTCACACTAGGTCACCATGACCATCCCGAATTGGAAGGACTTGATAGTGCTTCAGATGAATACCAAGACGCGCATGAAAAAGCCCATGCGAACGAAATTAAGCACCGTTTTCACAATAAGAATGTAAGCAATAGCCAAATACTTTTATTCGGTTTAACCGGCGGATTAATACCATGTCCTGCGGCGATAACCGTCTTATTAATCTGTATTCAAATGAAAAAAGTCACCTTGGGTGCCACTTTAGTCTTTTGTTTTAGTATTGGTTTAGCCATTACGCTACTCACTGTGGGAGTAGGGGCGGCCCTCGGCGTTAGACATTTAACTCGACGCTGGAATGGTTTTTCCTCTTTTGCCCGTGTCGCCCCTTACTTATCGAGTCTCCTTATTGCTGTAGTAGGGGTGTATATGGCTATTCATGGCTTAACTGCAATCATTGGATAAAAAATTGAGATGGCAATTAAGTCTCCTTGTATAGATAGATGTGCTATGGATAGCAAAACTCGCTGGTGCGAGGGGTGTTGCCGCAGCAAAGAAGAAATTAAGCAATGGAAAAAACTTTCCCCCTATCATCAAAAAATATTACTCAATGAGCTTCCTTTAAGACTCGATAAGATAAAGAATAAATAATTTGTGTCGGTTTGATTAAAAAGGAATAAAAATGACGGTGATATCTGCCTATTTTGCTCTTGCACTAGCTATTATTTTGGAAGTCGCTGCTACAACATTTCTCGGGAAATCAGAAGGTTTTACTAAATTAATCCCCACACTGGTTTCTGGATTATTTTATGCAGGATCATTTTACGTACTTTCACAAGTGATACGCGTCATCCCATTAGGAGTGGCTTATGCTTCCTGGGCTGGTGTGGGTATTGTATTGACGACAATCATTGGCATCTATTTCTTCAAGCAACTTCCAGACGTCATCGCTGTAGTGGGAATAACATTGATTGTGGTGGGAGTAGTACTCATCAATGGATTCTCTAAAACGAATTTTCATTAAAAAATTTCAATAAGAGGGGGCATCATCCCAAATAATAACGGTATACGGTTGCTGAGGCTAAGAGATAACAGTAAACATAGGCAGTAAGTAACCCTGATGGAGTGTAAAAATGGGGTGGTAGGGAGGGTACAATATACCGATCCCGCTATGAGCGAGAACGGTAGCATTGATCAGGATAGGGTAATGACGACTTTTCCGATGTGTGATCCGGTATCTAAGCATTCATGGGCTTTAGCAATCTCTTCCATGGGATAGGTAGCATAGATAAGGGGTTTACAATGACCTTTCTCTAAGGCTGGCCACACTTTTTCTTTTAACTGTTCAGCAATCTCTCTTTTTTCTTCAAGATTACGTCCGCGCATTGTAGAGCCAGTGATGGTGATACGCTTGACCATCATATGGGTGATATCAAAATTATCGACCAGATTGCCGCCCATAAAACCTATAATCACCAATCTGCCATCTTTTTTCATAAGATTCATATTCTTATTAAAATAGGATGCACCCACGATATCCAAGATGACGTCGACTCCTTCACCCTCAGTTAGCGCCTTCACCTGCTCTTCAAAATCTGCCTTTTTATAATTGATAACCGTCGCAGAAGATTGCAATTCTTCGACTTTTTTATCATCTCCTACCGTCGCAAAAACCTTTAGGCCAAATTCTTTACCTAAAGCGATGGCAGTGGTGCCTATCCCACTCGCCCCACCATGAATCAGTACGCTTTCATTAGGCTTTGCCTTGCCAAGCTGGAAAAGGTTAGCCCAGACAGTGAAGAAAGTTTCAGGTATTGCTGCGGCTTCTTCAAAACTTATTCCCTTAGGAATAGGTAGCGTTTGCGCCGCGGGAACTGCACAGAATTCAGCGTAGCCACCACCGTTAGTCAGTGCACAAACCGCATCACCCACCTTAAAGTTTGTGACCTCTGACCCTACCTCTTCAACGATCCCTGAGACTTCTAGGCCGGGAATCGGAGTTAACCCCTTAGGCATGGGGTATTTCCCTTGGCGCTGTAAAATATCAGGACGATTGACTCCGGCAGCATGAACTTTGATTAACACTTCATGGTGAGCAATGGTTGGGCGATCACCCTCGACAATTTTTAGTACCTCGGGACCGCCGGGTTGAGTGATTTCAACAAATTTCATACCTTATCCTTTGTTGAAATGGTCGAGTAATGTCTTCGCTGCCACTTTACCCAGCGCATTGGCAGCAAAAGGACTATCACCGGTAATCACTTTACGGTCGGAGTGAACCTTGCCGCTGATATCATCATTGACTAAGGTCAGCCCCATCTCTTTTAGCTCTTTTCCGAAGAACCACGTGAGTCCACCTGGCATATAGCCGATATCGGGGGTTTGCTTATCGGCACTATCAGGGAAGGCGCAGATTGAATAGCCGCTTAGTGGATTATCACCGTCGCGCAACGCTAAGAAGGCTGCCGGGCCGTGGCAGATTGATAGAATAAATTTATCTTTTTCTACAGCCCAACGTAAAATTTTTGCGACGTTAGGATCATTCGGTAAGCCAATCAATGCCCCATGTCCGCCAGGAATAAAGACCGCAGCATAGTTATTATCGGCTAACTGAGCGACGACATCATGAAGCGATAAGGGCGTAAGAAATTTCTGCTGGTACTTCTCGAAGAAAGGGATCACTTTTTTGTCTTCGTTCGGCATCGCCCAATATTCAAACTTGGTCATTCTTCCAGACGGTGTGGCAATATCAAAATCGAAGCCGGCAGCATGCAGGTGATACATAGGTAAAAGTGTTTCGACAGGGTGGTTGCCGGTGGAGAATAATTTCCCATTATCGGTAGTTAAGTAGCGCTCATCGGCAGCAATCACCAGTACTTTAGCCTTACCCTGATAGGGATTACTGTATTCATCATCGCTGAGGTCAGATACCGACGAAGTAAACTGGGAAAGAGAGTAGGGTGAGGGAAAGTAAGCATTACGTTCAGCGTGATCAATCTGTGGTGCTTTATTTTCATTATCTTTCATTGTGTGAATCCTTCAGCGGTGAGAATGTGTCATTACAGAATGAAACGGCCTATTGATTAATTCAATTTAATAATAGTCGCGTTAATGTCTCTGCGCTTAACATGATGGGGGGTTGGGTTACCCTATCAAATCAGCACAGAGGACACACTTGGTCTTCTCAGGAAAGGATTAGTACTCGTTTTTCTCACCCGGAGCCGGGACGGAGAGCGGGGTTTTCGAGGTGCCCGCATAGGTTAGGATAAGCACGGTATCTTGCTTAGGATCGGTCGCAATCCCTCTGTGA includes the following:
- a CDS encoding NAD(P)H-quinone oxidoreductase; the encoded protein is MKFVEITQPGGPEVLKIVEGDRPTIAHHEVLIKVHAAGVNRPDILQRQGKYPMPKGLTPIPGLEVSGIVEEVGSEVTNFKVGDAVCALTNGGGYAEFCAVPAAQTLPIPKGISFEEAAAIPETFFTVWANLFQLGKAKPNESVLIHGGASGIGTTAIALGKEFGLKVFATVGDDKKVEELQSSATVINYKKADFEEQVKALTEGEGVDVILDIVGASYFNKNMNLMKKDGRLVIIGFMGGNLVDNFDITHMMVKRITITGSTMRGRNLEEKREIAEQLKEKVWPALEKGHCKPLIYATYPMEEIAKAHECLDTGSHIGKVVITLS
- the hchA gene encoding glyoxalase III HchA — its product is MKDNENKAPQIDHAERNAYFPSPYSLSQFTSSVSDLSDDEYSNPYQGKAKVLVIAADERYLTTDNGKLFSTGNHPVETLLPMYHLHAAGFDFDIATPSGRMTKFEYWAMPNEDKKVIPFFEKYQQKFLTPLSLHDVVAQLADNNYAAVFIPGGHGALIGLPNDPNVAKILRWAVEKDKFILSICHGPAAFLALRDGDNPLSGYSICAFPDSADKQTPDIGYMPGGLTWFFGKELKEMGLTLVNDDISGKVHSDRKVITGDSPFAANALGKVAAKTLLDHFNKG
- a CDS encoding DMT family transporter, which translates into the protein MTVISAYFALALAIILEVAATTFLGKSEGFTKLIPTLVSGLFYAGSFYVLSQVIRVIPLGVAYASWAGVGIVLTTIIGIYFFKQLPDVIAVVGITLIVVGVVLINGFSKTNFH
- a CDS encoding DUF1289 domain-containing protein produces the protein MDSKTRWCEGCCRSKEEIKQWKKLSPYHQKILLNELPLRLDKIKNK